From Paenibacillus sp. V4I7, one genomic window encodes:
- a CDS encoding ferredoxin encodes MSTWDLSETRHHVLICNGASCMRRQGEEVTQAIRDEITRRRANGLIHTSRTHCNGRCQDACVVIVYPEGVWYKDVTPEIGRLLVNQHLLDGKPIEEQHTHTYDINDKGSFVRSPNAPKGEEKQKM; translated from the coding sequence TTGTCAACGTGGGACTTATCAGAAACGCGCCATCATGTACTAATATGCAACGGTGCCAGCTGTATGCGCAGGCAAGGGGAAGAGGTCACACAGGCAATTCGAGATGAAATTACCCGAAGAAGGGCGAATGGGCTCATCCACACGAGCAGGACTCACTGCAACGGACGGTGTCAAGATGCCTGCGTAGTCATTGTATACCCCGAAGGGGTTTGGTACAAGGACGTTACACCTGAGATAGGACGGCTTCTTGTTAACCAACATCTACTCGATGGGAAGCCAATTGAGGAACAACATACACATACCTACGACATAAACGATAAAGGCAGCTTTGTACGTTCGCCGAATGCTCCTAAAGGAGAAGAGAAGCAAAAGATGTGA
- a CDS encoding bifunctional 2-polyprenyl-6-hydroxyphenol methylase/3-demethylubiquinol 3-O-methyltransferase UbiG yields the protein MSKDQLYDIWWQEKTEGEQRMEEEHLRHWKKVLGFVEEEDLQRSDVLDFGCNQGGFLRFLYEQRPFREGVGIDLARQSIEVANSRKGSLPLHYEATSTPEKFEHRFDLAFSISVIYLISNLKEHARKIKKALKSEGIYYATYTDYRGNPSLPDIKDKINSSGAIPMNLHSLDDIAGAFWSEGFDVGIRRMIPTNYIELSTNDRWFGRIEDRMLFEYEQAYIFRFVAPSNQN from the coding sequence ATGAGCAAGGATCAATTGTACGACATATGGTGGCAGGAAAAGACGGAAGGCGAACAAAGAATGGAGGAAGAGCATCTTCGCCATTGGAAGAAAGTGCTAGGATTTGTGGAAGAGGAAGATTTGCAACGAAGCGATGTGCTCGATTTTGGATGTAATCAAGGGGGCTTCCTTCGTTTTCTCTACGAGCAGCGGCCGTTCAGGGAAGGAGTAGGTATTGATCTTGCACGTCAGTCGATTGAGGTGGCTAATTCACGCAAAGGAAGCTTACCGCTACATTATGAAGCAACATCCACTCCGGAGAAGTTCGAACATCGCTTTGATCTTGCCTTCAGCATTTCTGTCATCTATCTGATCTCCAATTTGAAAGAGCACGCCAGGAAAATAAAAAAAGCACTGAAGTCTGAGGGCATCTATTACGCTACGTACACAGATTATAGAGGGAATCCAAGTTTACCGGATATTAAGGATAAAATTAACAGCAGTGGAGCTATCCCGATGAATTTGCATTCGCTGGATGATATTGCTGGAGCGTTCTGGAGCGAAGGATTCGATGTGGGTATCCGACGTATGATTCCAACTAATTATATCGAACTGTCTACAAATGATCGTTGGTTCGGTCGCATTGAAGATCGCATGTTGTTCGAATACGAGCAAGCCTACATATTCCGTTTCGTTGCTCCAAGTAACCAAAATTAA
- the nikA gene encoding nickel ABC transporter substrate-binding protein yields the protein MFSYIKTKLPSILMLILAISLAACSTSVDKKAGDIDTQKQSETTPKMITMAWNADVGPLNPHLYGPSQVFAQAMVYEPLVDYVEGGKIVPRLAEKWEISDDGLVYTFHLRKDVKYSDGSVFNADNAKKNIDAIIANKQRHSWMGIVTVLDRTEKINDDTIRLILTKPYYPLLQELAFARPFRFLADAGFPSDGKTSEAIVKPIGTGPWVLTEYKKDGYAVFSRNENYWGIKPQLGTVKVLIIPDSETIVTAFEKHEIDLIVGAGIISMDNFKYLRDSGKYNTGASEPLTTRSVILNSAKAPTSEMNVRLAIQHGIDKAKMIQSVTLGLEKKADTIMASNFPYSNIDLKPYAYDPKKSEQLLDEAGWKLPSGKSVREKDGKPLLLDLVYVSTDAIQKPMAEILQAELAKIGVQVQVKGEELMVGNGRLKSGDYHLNFWSTYGVPNDPHNFVTTSTQAKTGIYEALLGLSTKPQIDAQSKEVLASTDEKKRVELYRSILTQIHEGAVFYPTAYESMITVYHKNLTGLKFNATKYDFPFGTLDITTK from the coding sequence ATGTTTTCATACATAAAAACGAAGTTACCCTCTATTCTTATGCTGATCTTAGCCATAAGTCTAGCAGCTTGTTCAACAAGTGTTGACAAGAAAGCAGGAGATATTGACACCCAGAAACAATCAGAGACGACTCCGAAGATGATTACGATGGCTTGGAATGCAGATGTTGGACCTCTTAATCCCCATTTATACGGTCCGAGTCAAGTGTTTGCCCAAGCTATGGTGTATGAGCCACTTGTTGACTATGTGGAAGGTGGCAAAATCGTTCCGCGTTTAGCCGAAAAGTGGGAGATTTCAGATGACGGACTCGTATATACGTTCCACCTTCGGAAAGATGTAAAATATTCCGATGGCTCTGTATTTAACGCGGATAATGCAAAGAAAAATATAGATGCCATTATAGCTAACAAACAGCGGCACAGCTGGATGGGAATTGTCACTGTGCTCGATAGAACGGAAAAAATCAATGATGATACGATTCGTCTGATTCTAACGAAGCCTTACTATCCTTTGCTTCAGGAACTAGCATTTGCTCGCCCATTCCGATTTTTGGCGGATGCTGGATTTCCTTCGGATGGCAAGACTTCGGAGGCGATCGTGAAGCCGATTGGTACCGGACCCTGGGTGCTAACTGAATATAAGAAAGATGGGTATGCCGTATTTAGTCGCAATGAGAACTATTGGGGAATAAAGCCCCAGCTGGGTACAGTAAAAGTACTCATCATTCCGGACTCCGAAACGATAGTAACAGCTTTCGAGAAGCATGAAATTGATTTGATAGTTGGTGCTGGCATTATTAGCATGGACAACTTTAAATACTTGAGGGATTCTGGTAAATACAACACAGGCGCTTCAGAACCGCTGACCACAAGGTCAGTTATCCTGAATAGTGCCAAAGCGCCAACTTCGGAGATGAATGTACGACTGGCGATTCAGCACGGCATTGATAAAGCGAAGATGATCCAAAGCGTCACCTTAGGTTTAGAAAAGAAGGCAGATACGATCATGGCTAGTAATTTCCCTTACTCGAATATTGATCTAAAGCCATATGCCTATGATCCGAAGAAATCAGAGCAGCTGCTAGATGAAGCAGGATGGAAACTTCCTTCAGGTAAGTCAGTGCGAGAGAAGGATGGCAAACCACTATTGCTTGACCTTGTGTATGTAAGTACCGATGCGATCCAAAAGCCGATGGCTGAAATCCTTCAAGCTGAATTGGCAAAGATTGGTGTTCAAGTGCAGGTCAAGGGCGAAGAACTGATGGTAGGCAATGGAAGATTGAAGTCGGGTGATTACCACTTGAACTTCTGGAGCACCTACGGGGTACCTAATGATCCGCATAATTTTGTTACAACGAGTACACAAGCGAAAACAGGCATATACGAAGCGCTTCTTGGATTGTCGACGAAACCGCAAATCGATGCCCAGAGCAAGGAAGTGTTGGCAAGTACCGATGAGAAAAAGCGAGTAGAGCTATACCGCTCCATTTTGACTCAGATTCACGAGGGAGCCGTGTTCTATCCAACTGCTTACGAATCCATGATAACTGTTTATCATAAAAACTTAACAGGCCTTAAATTCAACGCGACCAAATATGATTTCCCATTTGGTACGTTGGATATTACAACTAAATGA
- the nikB gene encoding nickel ABC transporter permease → MSGSVLRYVLRRVVGLPVQLFCISLLAFILVRLVPVEPAEVILRMSNLTPTEEAVASMRNELGMDRSLPMQFANWLWKACQFDFGNSFVSKTPVWSDVIGKFPATLRLAVTVIGLSLLISIPLGAFSALYKGGWFDQLCRLLSFIGISIPRYWLGFLLVYWFALKLDWLPTQGNHSWKHLILPTLTLAFSQVAFLSRLLRASMLENMKESYVQYARIRGIRESVILFRHILPNSLLPIITATGVMFGHLLGGTVIVEQIFSLPGLGRFLIESILNRDYPVIQCYVLLMAVVIVTINLIVDILYRILDPRLNIKEGV, encoded by the coding sequence ATGAGTGGTTCAGTACTAAGATATGTGCTAAGACGTGTGGTGGGATTGCCTGTTCAGCTGTTCTGTATTTCACTGCTTGCCTTCATCCTGGTCCGGCTCGTTCCAGTTGAACCAGCCGAGGTGATACTTCGAATGTCGAATTTGACACCTACCGAAGAAGCAGTCGCCTCCATGCGCAATGAACTGGGAATGGACCGTTCTCTTCCGATGCAATTTGCCAATTGGTTATGGAAGGCTTGTCAATTTGATTTTGGAAATTCGTTTGTCAGCAAAACACCGGTTTGGAGCGATGTTATCGGTAAATTTCCAGCCACATTGAGGCTTGCAGTGACAGTCATTGGACTGTCACTGCTCATTAGTATTCCGCTCGGAGCTTTTTCCGCTTTGTACAAAGGAGGATGGTTCGATCAGCTCTGCAGACTTCTGTCTTTTATTGGGATATCCATACCGCGCTATTGGTTAGGCTTTTTGCTAGTATATTGGTTTGCTCTGAAATTAGACTGGCTGCCAACACAGGGGAATCATAGCTGGAAGCATCTCATTTTACCTACACTCACACTTGCTTTTTCGCAGGTAGCTTTCCTCTCCCGTCTGCTTCGCGCCAGTATGCTTGAGAACATGAAAGAGTCATACGTACAATACGCACGAATACGGGGAATACGTGAGTCAGTCATTTTATTTCGTCATATTCTTCCCAATTCGCTGCTTCCCATTATCACAGCGACTGGCGTCATGTTTGGCCATTTGCTGGGCGGAACGGTCATTGTCGAGCAAATATTTAGTTTGCCGGGGCTTGGTCGGTTTCTGATAGAGTCCATCTTGAACCGGGATTATCCGGTCATTCAATGTTATGTGCTGCTGATGGCCGTTGTGATTGTTACAATTAATCTTATTGTTGATATCTTGTACAGGATTCTGGATCCACGTTTGAACATTAAGGAAGGAGTGTAA
- a CDS encoding ABC transporter permease produces the protein MIGALRNNSVLPRIRYKGLQIGCGVLLAGIALVGIAAPWLAPHDPNHVELLHKFASPSHEYPFGTDHLGRCVLSRLLMGIRTSLGISIAVMVFTLLIGMVVGTFSALKGGLVDATFMRLCDLLLAFPTLVLAFALIGIFGTGVKSLIMALVLSQWVYYSRMVRGMVLSVYTRSFIQAAIVNGTRRWMLVWRHILPNISTQILVLAALEIGTVILEVTGFSFLGLGVQAPTPEWGMMMNEARQQLRGHPEMMWIPGLAVMFVVIVCNVFGESLRDYYDPKGR, from the coding sequence ATGATTGGTGCGCTTCGAAACAATAGCGTTCTCCCAAGAATTCGATATAAGGGACTCCAAATTGGCTGCGGAGTCTTGTTAGCAGGAATTGCTTTAGTAGGTATCGCCGCTCCGTGGCTCGCCCCGCACGATCCGAACCACGTAGAACTGCTGCATAAGTTTGCCTCGCCATCCCATGAATATCCATTTGGAACGGATCACCTTGGTCGTTGTGTGCTGTCAAGACTTCTTATGGGGATCAGGACCTCGCTAGGCATTTCCATTGCTGTGATGGTATTTACCCTCTTGATCGGAATGGTAGTGGGAACCTTCTCAGCGCTCAAAGGTGGCTTGGTTGATGCGACATTCATGAGGCTGTGTGATTTGCTGCTTGCTTTTCCTACACTTGTGCTTGCGTTTGCGCTGATTGGCATTTTTGGAACGGGGGTTAAGAGTTTGATCATGGCTCTTGTTTTGTCACAGTGGGTGTATTACTCTCGCATGGTACGGGGGATGGTGCTCTCTGTCTATACACGAAGTTTTATTCAGGCGGCAATCGTAAATGGAACACGTCGCTGGATGCTTGTATGGCGTCATATTCTTCCTAACATTTCTACACAGATTCTAGTATTGGCCGCGCTTGAAATCGGTACGGTTATCCTAGAAGTAACCGGATTTTCATTTCTCGGTTTAGGCGTTCAGGCTCCAACGCCGGAATGGGGGATGATGATGAACGAAGCGCGTCAGCAGCTTCGTGGGCATCCCGAAATGATGTGGATCCCCGGTCTGGCTGTCATGTTCGTCGTGATCGTTTGCAATGTGTTTGGCGAATCGCTTCGAGACTACTACGATCCTAAGGGAAGGTGA
- a CDS encoding ABC transporter ATP-binding protein has translation MKANRSVLTVRDLTIDLRKPEGITRLINGVSLELQPGSVLGIVGESGSGKSITCLACMGLLPPNAMISRGSIALLGRELAMLAQEEWRSLRRSRLSMIMQNPMAAFNPIRRISDHFVETLRGQGKISREEAWELAITSLEQLNLPRPALLMNQYPFQLSGGMLQRVMIAIAMAARPDVLIADEPTTALDTGSQLLVLRELGELCRNAGTALIIVTHDLDVIAEIADDVAVMYQGEIVETASVHQLFNNPVHPYPHLLVNTRIC, from the coding sequence ATGAAGGCGAATCGATCTGTGTTAACAGTCCGTGATTTAACAATAGATCTCAGAAAACCGGAAGGCATTACACGTTTAATCAATGGGGTAAGTCTGGAGTTGCAACCAGGATCTGTGCTAGGAATCGTCGGAGAGAGCGGAAGTGGCAAATCGATAACATGTCTTGCTTGTATGGGTTTATTGCCACCAAATGCGATGATAAGCAGAGGAAGTATCGCACTTCTTGGACGGGAGTTGGCAATGCTCGCACAGGAAGAGTGGCGTTCGCTGCGAAGATCACGTCTATCCATGATCATGCAGAATCCGATGGCCGCGTTTAATCCCATACGCCGAATAAGCGACCACTTTGTCGAAACGTTAAGGGGGCAAGGGAAGATTAGTCGGGAGGAAGCCTGGGAGCTGGCAATAACCTCATTAGAGCAGTTGAATCTGCCTAGACCTGCACTACTGATGAACCAGTACCCCTTCCAATTGAGCGGAGGCATGCTTCAACGAGTCATGATTGCTATTGCGATGGCTGCTCGCCCTGATGTTCTAATCGCAGACGAACCCACCACTGCTTTGGATACGGGGAGTCAACTGCTCGTATTGCGCGAACTCGGAGAGTTGTGCCGGAATGCCGGTACTGCTTTGATCATCGTGACACACGACTTAGATGTTATCGCAGAAATTGCCGATGATGTTGCGGTCATGTATCAAGGCGAGATTGTGGAAACAGCATCGGTCCATCAGTTATTTAACAATCCTGTACATCCATATCCTCATTTACTCGTAAATACTAGAATCTGTTAA
- a CDS encoding ABC transporter ATP-binding protein, translating to MNLLEVSGVSKSYQSERTLWGKTTHSMVLHDISFDMLEGECLGIVGESGSGKSTLGKLVLGLVRPDKGRILFQKRDWLNESDRDAHKLRRNLQAVFQNCSDALNPRMTARQIIAEPLLNYERYSARKLDLVCLEWLDAVGLVASDADKLPHQFSGGQQQRLCIARALALHPKLIVLDEAVSSLDRILQAQILELLQHFKMKYRLSYLFISHDIKATRYLSDRVAVMDRGEIVDWADSPKHLEQLQHAASRKLLDSQLPSHPDQRIRRIEGEKYRKAGNH from the coding sequence ATGAACTTGCTAGAGGTGTCTGGCGTATCAAAATCTTACCAGTCTGAGCGCACCTTATGGGGGAAAACAACCCACTCAATGGTCCTGCACGATATTTCTTTCGATATGTTGGAAGGCGAATGTCTCGGTATCGTCGGGGAAAGCGGATCGGGCAAGAGCACGTTAGGCAAGCTTGTGCTCGGCTTGGTACGACCTGACAAAGGGCGAATCCTATTTCAAAAGAGGGATTGGCTGAATGAATCTGATAGGGATGCCCATAAGCTTCGCCGGAATTTGCAGGCCGTGTTTCAGAACTGCTCGGATGCTTTGAATCCCCGGATGACAGCACGTCAAATCATTGCTGAACCTTTGCTCAACTATGAGCGATATTCGGCTCGGAAGCTGGATCTCGTTTGCTTGGAATGGCTGGATGCAGTAGGTTTGGTTGCATCAGATGCAGACAAACTACCGCATCAGTTTAGCGGGGGACAGCAGCAGCGATTATGCATTGCTCGCGCGTTGGCTCTACACCCAAAATTAATCGTGTTAGACGAAGCGGTTAGTAGTCTCGACAGGATCCTACAGGCACAAATTCTTGAGCTATTGCAACACTTCAAGATGAAGTATAGACTATCATACCTCTTTATTTCTCATGATATCAAGGCGACTCGCTACTTGTCTGATCGTGTGGCGGTCATGGATCGTGGGGAGATTGTTGATTGGGCAGATAGTCCAAAACACTTAGAGCAATTACAACATGCTGCTTCTAGAAAGCTGCTGGATTCACAGCTTCCTTCTCATCCAGATCAGCGGATAAGACGAATAGAGGGGGAGAAATATCGAAAGGCAGGTAATCATTAG
- a CDS encoding XapX domain-containing protein — translation MKELLLSLGAGLIIGVLFKVLKLPLPAPPVLSGILGIVGIYAGGKIMELFLK, via the coding sequence ATGAAGGAGCTTCTGTTGTCATTAGGAGCAGGTTTAATTATTGGTGTTTTATTCAAGGTGTTGAAGCTGCCTTTGCCCGCACCGCCTGTACTGTCGGGTATTCTAGGAATTGTAGGTATTTATGCAGGCGGCAAGATAATGGAATTGTTTCTAAAATAG
- a CDS encoding DinB family protein — MNGIDLVILNLEEVRRRSIKVWSVIPLTMLDWRPDAHALSMKEMIRHVLDGEHYYHLALLNCGSLPSYDSPYDNREFSSVEDELIFAQVYREQFLNTVKFFTPEDLSNIKINRSDVGYVRTLGDMLMRIAYHESVHTGQLLDYMRTAGIDRPQIWD, encoded by the coding sequence ATTAACGGGATAGATCTTGTTATATTGAACTTGGAAGAAGTCCGACGTAGAAGTATAAAAGTGTGGAGCGTTATTCCTCTAACTATGCTGGATTGGAGGCCTGATGCACACGCCTTAAGCATGAAAGAAATGATCCGACACGTATTGGATGGCGAGCATTATTATCATCTTGCGTTACTTAACTGTGGAAGTTTGCCTTCTTACGATTCTCCTTATGACAATCGGGAATTTTCTTCGGTGGAGGATGAACTGATATTCGCACAAGTGTACAGAGAACAATTCTTGAATACCGTTAAATTCTTCACTCCTGAGGATTTGTCAAATATTAAAATTAATCGAAGTGACGTAGGGTATGTTCGAACTTTAGGAGATATGTTAATGAGGATCGCATACCACGAATCCGTTCACACCGGGCAACTGCTAGATTATATGCGAACGGCTGGAATCGATCGGCCTCAAATATGGGATTGA
- a CDS encoding CAP domain-containing protein yields MKRYKKLVVTGAIGLSVLVGSSAAMAAPATHSVSGNDTMWLISKKYGISLSSLIKANPQVANPNVIWSGMSLNIPGSKSINAGTKTPVTSAPSQSTFASQVVNLVNQERSKAGLRPLTGNSALTAMALDKAKDMYNNGYFDHTSPTYGSPFDMMSKYGIRYSYAGENIAKGQQTPEAVMKAWMNSPGHRQNILSPNFTQIGVAFYNGEWVQEFISN; encoded by the coding sequence TTGAAACGTTACAAAAAGCTTGTGGTTACCGGCGCAATAGGATTGAGCGTCCTCGTAGGTTCGAGCGCGGCAATGGCCGCACCAGCAACCCATTCAGTATCAGGCAATGATACCATGTGGCTAATATCCAAGAAGTATGGCATCAGCCTATCTTCGCTTATTAAGGCAAATCCTCAGGTTGCCAATCCGAACGTGATTTGGTCTGGTATGAGCCTCAACATTCCTGGCAGCAAGAGCATAAATGCAGGTACCAAAACGCCAGTTACAAGTGCGCCATCCCAATCAACTTTTGCTAGCCAAGTCGTTAACTTAGTTAACCAGGAACGATCTAAAGCAGGACTGCGTCCATTAACCGGCAACAGCGCACTTACCGCCATGGCTTTGGACAAAGCGAAGGATATGTATAACAATGGTTATTTCGATCATACTTCTCCGACCTATGGGTCTCCTTTTGATATGATGAGCAAATACGGCATTCGCTATTCCTACGCAGGTGAAAACATTGCAAAAGGTCAACAAACGCCTGAAGCTGTCATGAAAGCTTGGATGAACAGCCCGGGTCATCGTCAAAACATTCTAAGCCCCAACTTCACACAAATCGGTGTTGCTTTTTATAACGGCGAATGGGTACAAGAATTCATTAGTAACTAA
- a CDS encoding 2'-5' RNA ligase family protein, giving the protein MQYFIGIVPPDEYLERVVAFQKRWLSNGLPNVVEPHVTVKAQSGLTLDMAWLEKVKVVCSSFSKFQLALSEPALFGNQVIFLSVQSNELLELHKKLVNVVTPSKELMQRYAELDLFTPHLTLGQTYWGMKESEILEMKSEAGDVLAPFPTFTVSYVRVYKEVKPNKYQLYEDIKLA; this is encoded by the coding sequence ATGCAGTATTTCATAGGCATCGTTCCTCCCGACGAATATCTAGAACGAGTAGTTGCGTTTCAAAAACGTTGGTTGAGTAATGGTCTTCCGAATGTCGTTGAGCCTCACGTGACTGTTAAAGCACAAAGCGGGCTTACCCTAGATATGGCTTGGCTCGAAAAGGTAAAGGTTGTATGCTCATCGTTTTCAAAGTTTCAGTTGGCGCTCTCCGAGCCTGCTTTGTTCGGAAATCAAGTTATCTTCCTCAGTGTTCAATCAAATGAACTATTAGAGCTTCACAAAAAGTTAGTGAATGTAGTAACACCATCAAAAGAACTTATGCAACGCTATGCTGAATTGGATCTTTTTACTCCTCATTTGACTTTGGGGCAAACGTATTGGGGGATGAAAGAATCTGAAATATTGGAAATGAAATCTGAGGCGGGAGATGTCCTTGCTCCTTTTCCAACATTCACAGTCTCTTATGTCAGAGTTTATAAAGAAGTAAAACCCAACAAATACCAACTGTATGAGGACATCAAGCTTGCTTAA
- a CDS encoding DinB family protein, translating to MNLRSTISEYEQFCSWTNILYQLSDKDWHSPIQVGKASIAEIIAHLRNWDLHLINVVIPSIREGKGMEFPDFNFFNSRAYQYAHSGISKDQLLQEFSSDRMKLIDLLKSMKSEDLLLEVTANGVSNCPKTGMPYSLLYIIQEFTEHDDHHKKQILSVLN from the coding sequence ATGAATTTACGCAGCACAATCAGCGAATACGAACAATTTTGCAGTTGGACAAATATTTTGTACCAACTAAGTGATAAGGATTGGCATAGCCCAATTCAAGTAGGAAAGGCGTCGATAGCCGAAATCATTGCGCATCTTAGAAATTGGGATCTTCATCTAATAAACGTAGTCATTCCTTCGATCAGGGAGGGCAAAGGAATGGAGTTTCCCGATTTCAACTTTTTCAATAGCAGAGCTTATCAATACGCACATTCGGGTATATCGAAAGATCAACTCCTTCAAGAATTCTCAAGCGATAGAATGAAACTGATTGATCTATTAAAGAGCATGAAATCCGAGGATTTACTGCTAGAAGTAACAGCAAACGGTGTATCAAATTGCCCTAAAACAGGTATGCCATACTCACTTCTATACATAATTCAAGAGTTTACTGAGCACGATGATCATCACAAAAAGCAAATTTTAAGTGTTCTAAATTAA
- a CDS encoding GNAT family N-acetyltransferase, with the protein MDIKVDDLTGSKVIALIGEHLQNMALLSPPESTHALNLDNLKKPEITFWSGWEQDELVGCGAIKELDSQHGEIKSMRTSSSHLRKGVARRILEHIIEEAKRRGYQRLSLETGSMDAFEPARRLYASFGFQNCEPFSDYIEDPNSVFMTKEL; encoded by the coding sequence TTGGATATTAAAGTAGATGATTTAACTGGTTCTAAAGTGATTGCATTAATCGGGGAACATCTTCAGAATATGGCACTTTTATCTCCGCCAGAAAGTACACATGCCCTAAATCTTGATAATTTGAAAAAACCAGAAATTACCTTCTGGAGCGGATGGGAACAAGATGAATTAGTTGGTTGCGGGGCAATTAAGGAACTTGATAGTCAACATGGAGAGATAAAATCAATGCGAACTTCTTCATCACACCTTAGAAAAGGCGTTGCAAGACGAATCCTTGAACACATCATTGAAGAAGCCAAGCGACGTGGCTATCAACGGTTAAGTTTGGAAACGGGCTCAATGGATGCTTTCGAGCCAGCTAGACGATTGTATGCAAGTTTTGGTTTTCAAAATTGCGAGCCGTTTTCGGATTACATAGAGGACCCAAATAGTGTATTTATGACAAAAGAGTTATGA